ATGTAGGCACAAGGAAGGTGTGCTTCTCACCGTCCTCTCTCCGCTCAGCTGACACAGGTAATCCTGTATACTGCTCATGTTGTCCATGTCGGCGATGTTGATGAACTCCAGGCATTCTCCTCTAATTTTGTACTTGTTGATGATGGTCTTGGCCCGGACACAGAACGGACATGACACCTTCTCGAACACGGTGACTTTGCCGGCTCTCAGTTTGGAGTCCACAAAGCTCTTCGCCATTACTGCGGTAGGGAGGCTCCGGGGCTACAGAAAagaatgaggagaggagaggagatgtgCCCGGGGTGACTAGCTGGGGGAGGAGTTCTCACTTCCCTTAACACTTTGTGTTCCAACAGTCCCAGAGCAGAAGAGCTGAAATTGAAGTGCTGAGTCACTCTGCTCGGAACTCTTCTCAGATAActtgctgtgatgtgggaggtgatAACTATAGATTTACATCAGTCATTCTCAACCAAGGCTCCTGTACAGGCTGCTATGGGTTTCTTGACCAATTGTCCTCCCATCTAaaggtgtctgcatagttctgggTCCAAAAAAAACTCGGCAGAGCCAGCTAGCTGCATGGCACCAATCTTTTCTCAGCTCTCTGTGTAAGAAggatcctgggtaaaaaaaaatttgttttgaatattttatattattcaaatCAATATAATCTTGTTTCCTTTTTCCTTGCATGTTGCtgctagagatgggccaaacatccCCCTGGTTCAGTTCACGCCACAACTCTCGAATGTCTTGAAAGTTCGAAGCCGAATAAcgaaacccattgaagtctatgggacccaaacttcaaaaaacaaaagttcccattttgaaagCTTGGATGCAAGTTATTGAGCATACAAAGGGTATAGGGGacttactgccctgggggacatgtatcaatggaaaaaaaaaaagtttgtaaacaacatTTCTAAATGAACAGTAATTTAATGAGGCTTAAAGTGAAGCAATCAAAATTAAaccttcctttaaatatagtgcctggggggggggggggggggggtgttccctcagtctgcctttaaagtggcatatctgtactgtgtatagaacctgctacagaaaaattacatttataaaggcaaaaaaatgacatttttcctgcaagctctttattttataaacaacagcttggggatccagtctgtatgatgaggccacaatttagtgtgctcggaataagattagagattttttggataaattctggagtctgtttcgcagactttggattgaagtaacaggtgcagaaaaattgagctttgggtgtctgtggtgccttcacaccataaccctatagaggtactcttgatggaagcaagaattggccttgctgtcaaaaattgaaatgatatgcacctgtcaaacaggtgcggaaagatTGGCCcttaggtgttaattgtgcccatgaaacctataccaaaaaaattcttccagataacATCAAcatatcttttagcctgactcattgaatagccctttgaaagcTTAGAGGGTAccggtggttcataggacaattcagcagaagagggcatggaggaggaggagaagcaggagggggtggagctgacaaatctcgcattatcaccaccagctgtatggagacatggcggcaaaacaagctgcagcactgagccttgTCTTGCATTCTcatgagttgcaagcagagttacccagtgtgctatgaattaaatatattgtcccagaccatgcttgctggaccacatgtcaccAGTAAAGTGAACCTTGCAGCTGActaccttgcccaacaatgccacaaaattgccttccacgtgatggtacagagctggaatggcccagcatgcaaagaaatagcgactgggaacctgccattgtggtacagcacattttgCAAAATCACGGAAGTGGTCAgtatccaccagacggaaaggcaggagttgtaaagccagcagctttgcaaacttgaatttagacactgggcatgtgggtggctgtgactttttttttttcgctgcagcaactggggcagagaaatttgcctgttatagtctacagctgatggtgtgctgctggcagacgtacTGTAAGGGCCTGTGACACCCTTCACTATACCCTCATCcctgtcagtgaaggctgctgagagttcatgaggtatagcggggtagacctgaaaggtgaagagtgaggaggagcagaattgcatccctttttttgtcttcaggtgctcttgccaacaggttGAGTTGGTGGGAGGTtaaaagcatgtggtacccaaaagaCTGGTGGTTatgccacacttgatctgcttgaggaaaagtttgcaaactgcaacagtgcgattggctgcacatgtgctaaaaaagacccagacagctgagctgtgggaagtgggccgggaagTAACAGTTCCACAGGGTGgtggaataggatggctgccctCTACTCTTCCATAATGGCTGCCTCTTTTCCACTCTCCTTCTCTGCTGTATTCGGCACCCAAGTCgcgccagtgacctcatcatcacatagctcccagctgtcccggatttcgagggactgtccctgatttggaacaatgtccctctgtcccttattcctcctcatttgtccctgattttgatctgatctatatagttgtatataaaatgcactttttatttatttaaaagtgttttccagtgctaaacctttcatctgatttctaaattgctgcatttgtaaattccaaaagccaatataaaggaatagttgtgggtttaaccaatcttgtttttttgtacaattctcctttaagggggcatggcaacgGGTGTGTTctatgcttgca
This window of the Aquarana catesbeiana isolate 2022-GZ linkage group LG01, ASM4218655v1, whole genome shotgun sequence genome carries:
- the GLRX gene encoding glutaredoxin-1; translated protein: MAKSFVDSKLRAGKVTVFEKVSCPFCVRAKTIINKYKIRGECLEFINIADMDNMSSIQDYLCQLSGERTVPRIFIEKECIGGCSDLVPLDSSGELEKRLKSIGALE